GAGGTTTTATCAAAAAAATACAGACTTATTTTAGCAACTAAGGGTGATTTACTCGATCAGGAAAGAAAATTAGAAAGATCGAATTTGAGTCAGTATTTCCATCACATTGAAGTATTGAGTGATAAAAAGGAAAATAACTATTCAAAATTATTAAAACACCTAAAAATAGATCTTTCCGAGTTTTTAATGATAGGAAACTCATTAAAATCTGATGTTTTACCCTTAGTGAATATCGGGGCTCAAGCGATTCATGTGCCTTATCATACCACTTGGGCTCATGAAGAAGTTGAGGAAAAAGAAAAAAATGGTAAGACTTATAATACCATAGAAACGATACGAGATGTTTTAAATATTTTATAATAAAGTGTTTGGGTTGATCTACGAATCAATATTTTATTGAACTGTTTTTTCTGAAGCTATTTTATACATATTTAGCCTGTGATTTAAGCCAAATATCCCTCCGAAGAATTTAAAATAATAGTATTTTTGTCAATTCTAAAAAGAAACCTAATAAATGAGTTATAAGAACTTTCCAATGGTACCAAGAGTTATTTTTGGTAGAGGTAGTTTTAATCAGTTGAATGACATTTTAGCGCCAAAGCGCCAAAGTATAAATGCTCCATTTATCTACTTAATTGATGATGTTTTTAAAAACACCCCTTGGTTAACATCTAGTATTTCACTGTCTTACGACGATGAAATTATTTTTGTATCGACTAAAGAAGAACCCAAAACAACTCAAGTTGATGCGCTAGTAGAATACATTATTTTAAAAACAAAAGCACGTCCTTCAGGAATTATAGGTATTGGAGGAGGTTCTGTTTTAGATTTAGCTAAGGCTGTTTCAATAATGATAACCAACGAAGGCGAATCTAAAGATTACCAAGGCTGGGATTTGGTTAAAAATCCAGCTATTTTTCATATTGGAATTCCAACCATTTCAGGAACAGGTGCCGAGGTGTCTAGAACAACAGTTTTAACAGGGCCTGAGAAAAAACTAGGGATAAATTCAGATTTCACCCCTTTTGATCAGGTTGTATTGGATCCCGAACTGACTAAAGAGGTGCCAAAAAATCAATGGTTTTATACGGGAATGGACTGCTATATCCATTGTGTAGAGTCCTTAAACGGTTCTTATTTAAATGCTTTTAGTAAAAGTTATGGAGAAAAGGCCTTAGATTTGTGTAAGGAAATCTTTTTAGAAGACACCATTGGTCCTTCAGACACAGAGGCGCAAGAAAAACTTATGATGGCTTCGTGGCATGGTGGTATGAGTATCGCTTACTCTCAAGTTGGGGTGGCACACGCCATGAGTTATGGCTTGTCTTATTTACTGGGTACCAAGCACGGTATAGGGAATTGTATTGTTTTCGATCATTTGGAAGAATATTACCCAGAAGGCGTTGCTTTATTTAAAGAAATGAAAGCAAAACATCATATTGAGCTTCCTCAAAGCCTTTGTGCTCAATTAACCGATGAAGAATTTGACATCATGATTAGCGTGGCCTTAGGTCTTGAACCTCTATGGGAAAATGCAATTGGTAAAAACTGGAAAAAAATAATAACTAGAGACAAGTTAAAGGCGCTTTATCAAAAAATGTAGACTATGCAAAAACTAGCTAAATTAATTTATTTTAAATGGTTAGGCTGGCGTATTGTTGGTAATTCTGACTTCTCAAAAAATACAGTTAAAAAAGCCGTTATTATAGCGGCACCTCATACCAGTTGGCATGACTTTTATATTGGAGTTTTAATGCGTGCTTCGGTACAGCTAAAAAGTTATTTTATTGGTAAAAAGGAATTGTTTGTTTTTCCTTTGGGTTGGTTTTTAAGACAACTTGGCGGACGTCCCATTAATCGTCAAGAAAATGAAAATAAAGTCGATGCTATCGCTAAGCTTTTTGATCAGGCCGATGAGTTTCGTATTGCTTTAGCGCCCGAAGGAACACGTCAAAAGGTTGAATCATTTCGCACAGGCTTTTATTACATCGCAAAAAAAGCTAATGTGCCCATTATTATGTTTACGCTAGATTATGAAAACAAACAAAATTTAGTTTCAGAGCCTTTTTATCCGACACATGATATGGAAGCTGATTTCAAATATATTTATAGTTTCTTTAAAAATGTAAAAGGTAAGATTTCCGAGTACTCTTAGTTGAAACTTAAAATTAATCTAACCTATATTCTTTAAGTTTGATTTATATAATGAACGTTTTGAGTCTTTTGCTTATGCCGTATTTTCAAAAAACATCTAATTAAATGTTCATTTAAAACATTTTTGAAAGAAATAATATGTTGAATTAATTATTTAATTAAATATCCATAAGTTATTATAATTAAGCTAATTAAGATTTTATTTTGTTCTGTGTTATTGTAGGTTTATTTCAAGCGCTATATAATCATAAAATTTTAATGTGATTAGGTTCTGTGTTAAGAGTGCAGTATAACGATTGTTGTAGCCATAACTAATAAACAAAAAAAACCACACGATATGTGTGGCTTTTTTATTTACAGATTTTATTGTCTATTTCACTTCTTTAGTAGCATTATCTATTAAAGTTCTAAGGTGTTGCTTGTGTGCTTTTGAAGCAATATCACCTGAAGGTGCAGACCAATTTCTAATATTTTTTAAGTTATATAAAGCCATAGATTTTGCATTATTGGTATATCTACCGCTTTGTTTACCCGTTAACATGTCTATTAACATTTGCGTGTATTCCAACTGTAAATTTTGTCTGAATGAATTCACATTTCCGCTAATATCAGATTTGAAAATGGCATTGTTTAGGTCGCTCATTACAGACGATAACTTATAAGTATTCCCATAAAGTTCAGAGTCTGAAATACGTTGTAAGGTATTAGGGTGCAAAAGATGCGTTAAAACATTTTTTTGATAAGTTAAAATTTGATCGTGGATTTTAGGATCTTCAGGTTGTCTAAAATTAAAACCACGACGTTGCATGGCTAAATAATTATACAAATCGTGAGGTGCGCTAAACGCATTAGGAGCAAAAACATAATCACTTAAAGCTTTCATAGCTCTTTTTTGATCTTTATAAGATACAGGCGTATAAGGTTGTGTGCCGCCTTCTTGTCCTGCCATGGCACGATCTACATAGACTCCACCAATATATCTCGAAATAACGCCAGCTGCAGTGGATTTTTGTCCGCTTAATAAATAATAAATACGACGCAACTCCTGGTACGACTCATCGGTCTTTATAAAATTTTGTTTTGCTGTTTTCATTAATTCATTAGACAGTTCAATACGATCGATAGAATATCTAATAGCATCGTTTGAAAGGTCTCCAATCATAACACGTGGGTCGATGGCCTTTCCTGGTGCACGCATGTCATCGGCGTCATTTCCAAAAATAAGCTCTGGTTTGGTCGATTGATTTAATAAATCGTGATGTTCTTTAGCAGTTTTAAAAGGTGTATAGCCAAATTGTACGGCCCAAATATCATAAGGCCCAACAGCTACATCACTATATTGTCCTTGTTTACTACGGTCTCTTGTAATATTTAAGGCTGCATAATCCATAACCGATCCGGTTAAGCATTTTCCTTTTATAAATTCTGGATCTGCAAGTTCTTCTGGAGAAAACAACTGACTCGCTTTCATGTTGTGGTTTAAACCTAATGTATGACCAACTTCATGCATAATAAGCGCTAACATAGATTCTTTTTTGATGCCTTCAAGCTCTAAATCTGATGCGCCATGGGCTTCTGCTACAGCATTGGCAACCATAAATTCATTATGCATGGTGCTTGCAAATGAACAAGAATGCATGTTATCATGATCAAACTCATGGTCGTCGGCATTATAAGCTTTTTCGGCAGTTGCAAGATTGTAAACTTTATCGTAAAACACACGATTTGTAAAGTGCACAAATTCTAGCATGATATCGGCGCCTAAAATTTGTCCTGTTCTTGGGTTAACAAAACTTGGTCCGTAACCCCCAAAAGGTGGTTTTGGAGAAGATGTCCAACGTAAAACATTATATCTAATATCGCCAGCATCCCATTCGGCATCATCAGGTTGTACTTTAACAACCATGGCGTTTTTAAATCCTGCCTTTTCAAAGGCAACATTCCATTGCAATACACCTTCTTTAATGGTTTCACGCCACTCTAATGGCGTAGAATTTTCTATCCACCAAGTGATGGGTTCAACAGGTTCCGATAACTCTAATTCTGGGTTTTTCTTTTGTAAATCCCACCTATGTATCAAGTCTCTATAAGGTGTAGAGTTTGTAGCTGTTTGATCGTTTACCTGGGTTAAAAAATAACCTACTCTAGGATCATCAAATCGTGGTTGGTAATTGTTTTCAGGCATAGCGATAAAACTATGGTGTACTTTAATACTCACATTTCTACCATCGGCAACAGCCTCAGAGCCATTGTTTAGTACAGAAGGCGAGGAGTAAACATATTCGATAGCAACATCGGTGTTTTCAGGGTAATTCTTAATGGCGTTAATTTTACTTTTGCCTTTGCTTAATTTGCCAAGTTTAAAAGCTGTTGGAGATTGCCCTGGTCGATATGCAGGTTTGATTTGAGCTAAGGTTTCATCTAAGAATAAATCGTTGGCATCAATTAAATATAAGCCTTTGTTTTTATCGTAACTTTCTACTTTAATGCTGGCCATAGTTCCATGACTTATGTTAGCATTTTCAGATTTTGAAAGCGGACTCTCTGGATCGAAGTAAAATGATGTATTTTGAGTTATGAATTCAATTTTATTGAAATATTTTTCAATTTTAAAAACTTTTGAATCGTTATAAGACCCTCTGTTTATTCTTCCAGCATCCATAACCCCGTCGACAACCTGACTGAAGTAAATAAATTCTTTTCCGATTTGGTCCTCTGAAATCAACATTTTTATAGACCCCGAAATAGAATCTTGATATATGGTAAATAAACCTTCAGATTTTTTGCTAGTTTTAGTTAAATCTGCAATGGATTTTTCTTTTGATTTTTTTTCAGATGATGTAGTAGCTTCTGTTTTGTCCTTCTTTCTTTTCTTGTTTTTTTCTGTGCCTCAGCATATTGAGGTGATAAAATTAACATAGATAAAAACAATAGACAGGTAAGCCTAATGGTTTTTTTGGGTAAACTCATAGTTTGAATAATGATTATTTATAATTGTAAATTTGAATAAGTCGGCATAAATGTAACTAGTTATATATTTTTATGTAATAAAAAAAAGTTAAAAAATATTAAAAGGCAAAATCACTAATATGGTTGCAATTTTGTTTATTTTTAAAAATATGATAAAAGACACTAAAATAGCCGTATTAATTGACGGCGATAATATCCCTGCCAAGTATATTTCAGAAATGATGGAAGAAATTACTAAATATGGAACACCTACCATTAAAAGAATTTATGGAGACTGGACGAAACCATATTTAGCAAAGTGGAAA
This genomic interval from Tamlana carrageenivorans contains the following:
- a CDS encoding iron-containing alcohol dehydrogenase family protein: MSYKNFPMVPRVIFGRGSFNQLNDILAPKRQSINAPFIYLIDDVFKNTPWLTSSISLSYDDEIIFVSTKEEPKTTQVDALVEYIILKTKARPSGIIGIGGGSVLDLAKAVSIMITNEGESKDYQGWDLVKNPAIFHIGIPTISGTGAEVSRTTVLTGPEKKLGINSDFTPFDQVVLDPELTKEVPKNQWFYTGMDCYIHCVESLNGSYLNAFSKSYGEKALDLCKEIFLEDTIGPSDTEAQEKLMMASWHGGMSIAYSQVGVAHAMSYGLSYLLGTKHGIGNCIVFDHLEEYYPEGVALFKEMKAKHHIELPQSLCAQLTDEEFDIMISVALGLEPLWENAIGKNWKKIITRDKLKALYQKM
- a CDS encoding 1-acyl-sn-glycerol-3-phosphate acyltransferase — translated: MQKLAKLIYFKWLGWRIVGNSDFSKNTVKKAVIIAAPHTSWHDFYIGVLMRASVQLKSYFIGKKELFVFPLGWFLRQLGGRPINRQENENKVDAIAKLFDQADEFRIALAPEGTRQKVESFRTGFYYIAKKANVPIIMFTLDYENKQNLVSEPFYPTHDMEADFKYIYSFFKNVKGKISEYS
- a CDS encoding HAD family hydrolase, encoding MVDYKNIKVIGFDADDTLWVNETYFREAEAEFSKLLSKYETPNKIDQELFKMEIGNLGLYGYGVKAFTLSMVECALDLSNKNVSPKTIEAILNIGKTMLNQPVEVLDGVEEVLEVLSKKYRLILATKGDLLDQERKLERSNLSQYFHHIEVLSDKKENNYSKLLKHLKIDLSEFLMIGNSLKSDVLPLVNIGAQAIHVPYHTTWAHEEVEEKEKNGKTYNTIETIRDVLNIL
- a CDS encoding zinc-dependent metalloprotease, whose translation is MLISEDQIGKEFIYFSQVVDGVMDAGRINRGSYNDSKVFKIEKYFNKIEFITQNTSFYFDPESPLSKSENANISHGTMASIKVESYDKNKGLYLIDANDLFLDETLAQIKPAYRPGQSPTAFKLGKLSKGKSKINAIKNYPENTDVAIEYVYSSPSVLNNGSEAVADGRNVSIKVHHSFIAMPENNYQPRFDDPRVGYFLTQVNDQTATNSTPYRDLIHRWDLQKKNPELELSEPVEPITWWIENSTPLEWRETIKEGVLQWNVAFEKAGFKNAMVVKVQPDDAEWDAGDIRYNVLRWTSSPKPPFGGYGPSFVNPRTGQILGADIMLEFVHFTNRVFYDKVYNLATAEKAYNADDHEFDHDNMHSCSFASTMHNEFMVANAVAEAHGASDLELEGIKKESMLALIMHEVGHTLGLNHNMKASQLFSPEELADPEFIKGKCLTGSVMDYAALNITRDRSKQGQYSDVAVGPYDIWAVQFGYTPFKTAKEHHDLLNQSTKPELIFGNDADDMRAPGKAIDPRVMIGDLSNDAIRYSIDRIELSNELMKTAKQNFIKTDESYQELRRIYYLLSGQKSTAAGVISRYIGGVYVDRAMAGQEGGTQPYTPVSYKDQKRAMKALSDYVFAPNAFSAPHDLYNYLAMQRRGFNFRQPEDPKIHDQILTYQKNVLTHLLHPNTLQRISDSELYGNTYKLSSVMSDLNNAIFKSDISGNVNSFRQNLQLEYTQMLIDMLTGKQSGRYTNNAKSMALYNLKNIRNWSAPSGDIASKAHKQHLRTLIDNATKEVK